One window from the genome of Poecilia reticulata strain Guanapo linkage group LG9, Guppy_female_1.0+MT, whole genome shotgun sequence encodes:
- the prkg2 gene encoding cGMP-dependent protein kinase 2 isoform X2, producing MTRIWPLRHSVSLLANLPDDKLSKIVDCLEVEYYDRGEYVIRQGEEGSTFYIIAQGKVKVTQTTEAYKLPQTINTLQKGDYFGEKALISDDVRSANIIADENGVECLVIDRETFDHTVGNFNELQKHLEGYVATLDRDDKKRHAKKSVSRHQSQPLSSDFVQLKDMVSVFSSSRPFDHLEVIATLGVGGFGRVELVKVKGEDMTFALKMIKKKHVVDNRQEEHIHSERRILAEARSAFVVKLYRTFRDNKYVYMLLEACLGGEIWSLLRDRGSFDEPTAKFCVGCVTEAFEYLHRKGVLYRDLKPENLMLDSEGYIKLVDFGFAKKIRSGQKTWTFCGTPEYVAPEIILNKGHNFSVDFWALGILVFELLTGSPPFSGSDQMMTYTFILKGIEKMDFPKKITRRPEDLIRKLCRRNPAERLGNLKNGITDIKKHRWFNGFNWEGLKARTLPSPLRRELSGPTDYSYFDKYPPDEDSPPEELSGWDMDF from the exons GAATACTACGACAGAGGAGAATACGTCATCCGGCAGGGAGAGGAGGGCAGCACCTTCTACATCATCGCACAGGGaaag GTGAAGGTGACCCAAACCACCGAGGCCTACAAACTGCCACAGACCATAAACACGCTGCAGAAGGGCGACTACTTTGGAGAAAAAGCACTCATAAG tgatGATGTCAGGTCAGCCAATATCATCGCTGATGAGAACGGGGTGGAGTGCCTTGTAATCGACAGAGA GACATTTGATCACACGGTGGGCAACTTCaatgagctgcagaaacaccTTGAAGGCTACGTGGCGACACTTGATCGGGACGACAAGAAGAGACATGCAAA AAAATCTGTGTCTCGGCACCAGAGCCAGCCGCTGTCGTCTGATTTCGTCCAGCTGAAGGACATGGTGTCAGTCTTCTCTTCATCCAGGCCCTTTGATCACCTTGAAGTCATTGCTACTCTGGGGGTTGGCGGGTTTGGACGTGTAGAACTG GTGAAGGTTAAGGGTGAGGACATGACCTTTGCTCTGAAGATGATCAAAAAGAAGCATGTTGTGGACAACAGGCAGGAAGAGCACATCCACTCAGAGAGGAGAATCCTCGCTGAAGCTCGATCGGCTTTCGTTGTCAA ACTGTACCGCACCTTCAGGGATAACAAATACGTCTACATGCTGCTGGAGGCCTGTTTAGGTGGAGAGATCTGGAGCCTCCTCAGAGACAG GGGAAGTTTCGATGAGCCCACTGCCAAATTCTGTGTGGGTTGTGTGACGGAGGCTTTTGAGTATCTCCATCGTAAGGGCGTCCTCTACAGAGACCTGAAGCCTGAGAACCTGATGCTGGATTCAGAGGGATACATAAAGCTG GTTGACTTTGGTTTTGCCAAAAAGATCCGATCTGGCCAGAAGACCTGGACCTTCTGTGGCACCCCTGAGTACGTGGCCCCAGAGATCATCCTCAACAAGGGCCACAACTTCAGCGTGGACTTCTGGGCCCTGGGCATCCTGGTGTTTGAGCTGCTAACTGGCAG TCCTCCGTTCTCAGGAAGCGACCAGATGATGACGTATACGTTCATCTTGAAAGGAATAGAGAAGATGGATTTCCCCAAGAAGATCACCAGAAGACCGGAGGACCTCATCCGCAAGCTGTGCAG GAGGAACCCTGCAGAGCGACTGGGCAACCTTAAAAATGGAATAACTGATATCAAGAAGCACAG GTGGTTTAATGGATTCAACTGGGAGGGACTAAAGGCGAGGACGTTACCATCACCACTAAGAAGAGAA CTCAGCGGACCGACTGACTACAGTTACTTCGATAAATACCCTCCAGATGAGGACAGTCCTCCTGAGGAGCTGTCTGGTTGGGACATGGACTTTTGA